The Methanomassiliicoccales archaeon DNA segment GAAGATGAGCGTGGAGACCTTGGCTGGGATCAAGCACATACAGGTGGAGGTGGAGGGCGGCAAGGTCTCCTCCGTCACCGTGGACATGGGTCGGCCGTTGCTGGACTGCCCATCCATCCCCATGAGCTGCCAGGGAACGTTCCAGGACCGACCGGTGAGCTGCGGCGAAAGGGAGCTGCACGGCACCGCCGTCTCCATGGGCAACCCGCATCTGATAATCTTCGACACGCTTAGCGAGGAGGAGATGGACCGGCTGGGGCCGCTGGTCCACGCCCACGAGCTCTTCCCCCGCCGGACCAACGTAGAATTCGTTAAATCGTTGGATGGGATACTGGAGGTACGGGTGTACGAAAGGGGGGCCGGATGGACCATGGCCTGCGGCACTGGCGCCTGCGCCACCGCGGTGGCCGCCGCCCTGCTGGGCAAGACCAGGTTCGACGAGGAGGTGCAGGTGCGCCTTCCCGGCGGCAGCCTGTGGATAAAGGTCTGGAAGGACCTCTCCAAGGTCACCATGCGTGGCCCGGCGACACTGGTGTTCGAAGGTCAGATGTGAGGTGTGAAGATGGGATTCGAGTACGCTAACAGGTTGAAGGCCATCCCTCCGTATCTCTTCGCCGAGATAGAGGAGAAGGTCAACAAGAAGAGGTTGGAGGGCGTGGACATCATCGATTTCGGGATCGGCGATCCGGACCTGCCCACCCCCCGGCCCGTCGTGGAGTTCATCCAGAAGGAGCTGGAGAACCCCGAGAACCACCGCTACCCATCCAGCGCCGGGGAGGCCGAGACGCGCATAGCCATCTCGGAATGGTTCAAGCGGCGCTTC contains these protein-coding regions:
- the dapF gene encoding diaminopimelate epimerase, encoding MRFWKYHGIGNDFVLVENFDGAVPKDLEFVKAMCHRRFGVGADGVLYLERSSKADFAMGVMNSDGSEAEMCGNGIRCLAKHVYDQGHTRSKKMSVETLAGIKHIQVEVEGGKVSSVTVDMGRPLLDCPSIPMSCQGTFQDRPVSCGERELHGTAVSMGNPHLIIFDTLSEEEMDRLGPLVHAHELFPRRTNVEFVKSLDGILEVRVYERGAGWTMACGTGACATAVAAALLGKTRFDEEVQVRLPGGSLWIKVWKDLSKVTMRGPATLVFEGQM